From the Mycobacterium sp. DL592 genome, the window CCGCCTACCCCGATGCGCTGATCCTGCAGTGCCATCGGCCCGCCGAGACGATCTTGGCCTCGATGTGTTCGCTGGCCCAGCACACCACCGGAGGCTGGTCGAACACGTTCTCCGGCGACGTCATCGGTGCCGACGCGCTGGAGACGTGGTCGCGTGGGCTGGAGCGGTTCAACGCCGTACGCCGTGAACATGACGAGGCGCAATTCTTCGACGTCGACTACTTCGCGTTGATCCGCGACCCGATCGGGACAGTCGAGAACATCTACTCGCACTTCGGTATCGAGATGACCGACGATGCGCGCGCGGCGATCCAGGCCACCGACGAGGAGAGCAAGCAGGGGCCGCGGGCGCCCAAGCACACCTACTCGCTGGCCGACTATGGGCTGACCGAGGACCAGGTCAAGGAACGCTTCAAGGGGCTGTAGTCAGGTCCGAGATCGACGAAATGGTGCGGTCTTCTCGAACTTTCGCGCCCGAACGTTGGTTTGGGTGCAACCGAGCTCAGCCGTCGCCGGGGGCCGGGGCGCTGGAATACTCCTCCAGGCAGCCTTCTGCGACAGCGTGTTTGATGCTGTCAGACATCTTCTGGCAGCCGCGGGTCCGCGCGCTGCTGCCGCCGGCGGCACGGACTTCGGCGAAGTATGCGCACCGCTGCTGGGCCTCGGTGTTCCACTGCACCAGCGTGTGGGCGGCGCCGAGCTTCTTCACCCGCACCGAGACGTGGCAGAACCGGCAGTCCACCTCGGCCAGCCCGGCCGACAGATAACGCTCGCGGTCTAACCGGGTCGCTTCGTGGAGTGCCGCCGCACGTTGCGGGTCGCCGGCGAAATCAGGTGCCTTCGCCCACGACGTCGGTGTGCTCTCGTCGTCGGCGGGGTGCGGCTCGTCGTGCTCGTGCACGCCGAGCAGCTCCATCATGGACCGCGCCAGATCGTCGACGTCAGGCGGTTGGTCCCCGGCGGTCATGTCGCCGGCTGCCCTGCTTGGTCGGCCTGGCGCTTGAGGTTCTCCTCGACTTCGACCTTCCACTTCTCGTTGGCCGGGGCGGTGTCGACCTCGAGTTCGAAGCGGTCAACCATGTCGGGGGTGATGTCGGCGACGTCGACGTAGAACTGCTGATACCAGCGGCGCATCTGGTAGACCGCGCCGTCCTCCTCGACCAGCAACGGATTCTCGATGCGCGTCTTGTGCTTCCAGATCTCCACGTCCTGCAGGAAGCCCTTACTGACACCGGAGACCATCGCGTCGGAGAGCTTGTCGCTCATCTTGTCGTCGAGGCCCTTGGGCTTCTCGACGATCACGCCCCACTGCAGCATGAACGAGTCCTGCGTCACCGGGTAGTGGCAGTTGATCAGGATCGACTCAGCCTTGAACCCGCCGTAGACGTTGTGCAGCCAGTTGATCATGAACGACGGGCCGAAGTACGACGCCTCCGAATCCAGATGAGACTCTACGTATGCGGTGCCCATGTCGTTGATGTCGGGGCGCCCGACATTGTGCAGGTACTGCGAGGCGATGTGACCTTCGAAGACGTTCTTGAAGTACGTCGGCAGCCCGAAGTGGATGTAGTAGAAGTGCGCCATGTCGGTGACGTTGTCGACGATCTCGCGGCAGTTGGAGCCCTCGATCAGCATCGAGTTCCACTTCCAGTCGGTCCACTCGCCACCCGACCACTCGGGGATCTCCGGGATGCGGACCTCGGGCTGCGGCGGATTGCCCTCGTGGTCGTGCCAGACGAACAGCAGCCCGCTGCGCACGTCGGTCTCCCAGGAGCGGGTGCGGGCGAGACGCGGGGTGCGCTTGGCGTAGGGCACCAGCCGGCAGCGGCCGTCGCCACCCCAGCGCCAGTCGTGGAACGGGCAGGCGATCGCGTCGCCCTTCACGGTGCCCTGGGATAGGTCACCGCCGAGGTGGCGGCAGTACGCGTCGAGGACGTGCACCGCTCCGGAATCGTCGGCGAAGACCACCAGTTTGGTGCCGAACGCGTTAATCGCGTGCGGCTTACCGTCCAGGTAATCTCTGACCGGGCCGAGGCAGTGCCATCCCCTGGCATACCGGTCCGGCAGGGTTCCGGTGTCGATCTCGCGAACGCCGCTTGTCACCAGGTGCCTCCACTTCTTGTCTCTAACTAGAACACGTTACAGTTTCGCGGTCGGCTCCCGCAATATCAATGCAGCTAGCAGCGGATTACCCGAATGACTTGGGGTATATCTGGACGATGCCGATGTATTCGTTCGAGGGCCGATCGCCCAAGGTGGACCCAACCGCGTTCGTCGCACCCACCGCGGTCCTGATCGGTGACGTGACCGTCGAAGCAGGCGCATCGGTGTGGTTCAACGCCGTGCTGCGCGGTGACTACGCGCCCATCGTCATCCGCGAGGGGGCCAACGTGCAGGACGGTTCGGTGCTGCACGCGCCGCCGGGAATCCCGGTCGACCTCGGCCCCGGCGCGACGATCGCGCACATGTGCACCATCCACGGCGCCCACATCGGCGCGGAGGCGCTGGTGGCCAATCACTGCACCGTGCTCGACGGCGCGGTGATCGGGGCCCGCAGCATGATCGCCGCGCACTCACTGGTGGTCGGCGGCACGCATATCCCCGACGAGGTGCTGGTCACGGGTGCGCCGGCGAAGGTCAAGGGGCCGATCGCCGGAACGGGCGCCGAGGTGTGGGTGAACCTCAACCCGAAGGCCTACCAGGATCTGGCGCAGCGCTACCTGGTTGGTTTCGAGGAGATCTGACCTCAGCGCCGAGTGGCCACTTGTGACTCGCGAATCGGCGTTTGGCGTGACATAAGTTGCCACCCACCCAGCCGCCCGTGCTCAGAGTTTCTGCGCGCTCTTCGCCGCCTGATCGAGTTCCCAAAAGGCCCGCAGTGCAACCATTTTGCCCTCGTCGTTCACCTTGTAGGTGAACACCCCCTCGGCCACCACCCGGTATCCCGCGGACTCGATCACGATGTGGCCCACGTTGGCCTCCTCGTTGCCGCACTGATAGGTCTTCTCGAAATGGAAGGACAGCTTGCTGGGCGCGATCGCCATGTCGTAGAACTTCGCGATCGCCTCTTTGCCCCGGTGGCCGTTGCCCTCGGGATCGAAATGCGACGGACCGATCGGGTCCTCGACGATCGCGTCGTCGGCGAACACGGCGAGCCAGGCCTCTTTGTCCCGCGCCATGGCCGCCGCGCGGGACCGCCGGCCCGCCTCGTGCGCCGGGGTGCTCACTGGTCCTGCCAGCCGGACTCGATGTAGGTCTCGGCGAACCGCTTCATCGCGTCGATCTTCTTGTCCACCGGAGCGTCGAAGCCGAGGCCCTCGAACACCCACGGGATACCGATGTAGTCGGTGACTCCCGCAGCGGCCAGGTCGCGATGGCCGTCGACACCGAACTTGTCAATGCAGACGGCCTGGTATTCGAAAGGATCACCGGCGCGGCCGTTTTCGGCCAGCAGCCTCTTGAGCGTGCCGATAGTCTCGGCCAGCTGGTCACAGGTCATCATGGCGCTGGTCCAGCCGTCACTGACGCGAGCGGCGCGTTTGAGCGCCACCTCGGTATGCCCGCCGACGTAGAACGGCACCGGCTTCGACGGGGCCGGACTCATCTGCAGCTTGTCGAAGTCGTAGAACTCACCGTGGAACTCCACCATGCCGCCGGCCAGGACCATCTTGATGACCTCGATCATCTCGTCGATGCGCTTGCCACGCTTGGCGTAGGGCACCCCACACCACTCGAATTCTTCAGGTGCCCAACCGATTCCCACGCCGAACCCGAACCGGTTCTTGGTCAGGTTGGCCACCGAGCCGACCTGGCGTGCCAGCAGCAGCGGGTTGCGGGAACCCAACTTCATCACGTTGGTGTAGAAGCGGATCTTCGACGTCACCGCCCCCATGGCGCCGGCGAGGATGAGCGGATCCACCCACGGGGTGTTCTGATCCCACATTCGTGAACCGTCGGGGGTGTACGGGTAGTCGGTGGACTGCTTCTCCATGTAGAAGATCGAGTCCGGCAGCGCGATGTTGTCGAACCCGAACTCTTCGGCGGCTTTGGCGATCTCCAGCAGGTCGTCGAGCGGGCTCATCGCCACGCTGACGGTGTACTGCATCCGGGTCACGGCTTGGCGGGTTTGTCGCTGCCGACCACCCACATCGAGTAGTACTGCGACCCGCCACCGTAAGCATGTCCCAGCGCCTTACGGGCGTTCTTGACCTGGTGGTCGCCCGCCTTGCCCATCACCTGGATCGCCGACTCGGCGAAACGGATCATGCCCGAGGCGCCGATCGGATTCGACGAGAGCACACCGCCGGAGGCGTTGACGGGAATCTTGCCGCCGATCGCCGTCTCGCCGGCCTCGGTGAGCTTCCAGCCCTCGCCTTCGGCGGCAAACCCGAGGTTTTCCAGCCACATCGGCTCGAACCAGGAGAACGGCACGTAGATCTCGGCGGCGTCGATCTCGTCGATCGGGCTCGTGATGCCGGCGGCCTTCCACAGCGCTGCCGCAGCGTCGCGGCCCGCCTGCGGGCTGACCTGGTCGCGACCGGCGTAGGCCAGCGGCTCGGTACGCAGTGCGGTGGCGTGAATCCAGGCCACAGGCTGGCCCTCGGCCACCCGCTTGTCGGCGATCTCCTCGTTACCGATCACGATCGCGCATGCGCCGTCCGACGACGGGCAGGTCTCGTCGTAGCGGATCGGATCCCACAGCATCGGCGACTCCATCACCTTTTCCACGGTGATGTCGGGCTGATGCAGATGCGCAAGCGGGTTCTTGGCGCCGTTGAGCCGGTCCTTGACCGCGACGATCGCGCCGATGTGCTTGGGTGCACCGGACCGGTTGATGTAGGCGCGGACGTGCGGGGCGAAGTACCCGCCGGCCCCGGCGCCCACCGGCTTGGTGAAGGGCACCGGAATCGACAAGCCCCACATGGCATTCGACTCGGACTGCTTCTCCCACGCCATCGCCAGCACGCGCCGGTACTTGCCGGACTGCACCAGGCTGGCGGCCACGATCGCGGTCGATCCGCCCACCGAACCGGCGGTGTGCACCCGGATCAGCGGCTTGCCCGTCGCGCCCACGGCGTCGGCCATGAACAGCTCCGGCATCATGACGCCCTCGAAGAAGTCGGGCGCCTTGCCGACGACCACGGCGTCGATGTCGTCGAACGTCGAGCCGGAGTCAGCGAGAGCCCGGTCGATGGCCTCGCGCACCAGGCCGTTCATCGACACGTCCTTGCGCTTGGCGACGTACTTGGTCTGCCCGGTGCCCAGCACCGCGGCGAGATTCTTGCCGGCCATCAGGCGTCCTTCCCCTCGAGCACGGCCACCAGGTTCTGTTGCAGCGCAGGGCCGCTGGTCGCGTGCGCCAGCACCCGCTGCGCGGACCCCTCGAAAATGTGGCGGGCGGCGAAGCCGATGCGCTCCAGGCCTGCCGAGAACATCGGGTTGGCTGCCAGCGCACCGCCGGACGGGTTGATCTTGGCCGAATCCGGCAGTCCGATCGCCTCGGTGAGGATCAGCTGCTGGTGGCTGAACGGGGCGTAGATCTCGGCGACCTCGATCGAGCCGGCGTCGCCGTTGGTGGCCACCTTGGCCGAGGCCGCCGTCGACGGGGAGGTGGTCAGGTCGCGCGCCCCGAGCACCGGGGTTTCGATGCGGTGCTCGAAACCGGTGATCCAGGCCGGCCTTTCGCGCAGTTCCTTCGCGCGGTCGCCGACAGCGAGCACGATGGCCGAGGCGCCGTCGGTGATCGGCGCGATGTCGTGCTTGCGCAGCGGGTCGGCGAAGTACGGGCGCGACAGCAGCTCGGAGATGCTCATCGCCTCGTCTGAGGACGTCGGAGCCTTCTCGGCGTCGGTACGGGGGGCCGCGGCGAACGCATCAAGGGCAACCTGGGCCATCTGCTCTTCGGTCCACTTGCCGGTGTCGAGACCGAACCTCGCCTGCAGTCCGGCCATCGACACCGAGTCGGGCCACAGCGGCGCGACGGTGTAGGGGTCGGTCTGCAGCGCGAGCACGCGGCGCAGGGTGCCCGCCGAGGACTTGCCGAAGCCGTACACCAGCGCGGTGTCGATCTCGCCGGTCAGCAGCTTGATGTAGGCCTCGTAGAGGGCCCACGCTGCGTCCATCTCGACGTGCGACTCGTTGATCGGCGGCACCGCGCCGATCGAGTCGATCGCCGAGATGAACGAAAAGGCGCGCCCGGCAAGGTAATCGGAGGATCCCGAGCACCAGAAGCCGATATCGGTCTGCTTGAGCCCGAGCTCGTCGTAGAGCTGGGCGAAACATGGCATCAGCATTTCGACGCCGTTGGTGGTGCCGTCGGTGCGCCGCACGTGCGGTGCGTGTGCGAACCCGACGACTGCTACATCGCGGTCAGACATGGATGTCGTTGTCCCTTTACAGGTGGTGCTTGTAGGTGTCGTATTCGGCGTCCGGTTCACCGGTTGGCCGGAAGTACTCGATGTTGTCGATGCCCAGGCCCCAGTCCTCCTGGGGCTTCCACACCGCTTCGACCCGCATGCCCATCCGGACATCGGCAGCGTCGATATCCGAAACCAGGTGCAGGAAGGGGATGTCGGCGCCGTCGAGCAGGATGTAGGCCGCGACGTAGGGCGGCTTGATGCGCTGCCCGGCAAAGGGGATGTTGATGATCGCGAATGTCGTCACGGTGCCCTTGTCGGGCAGTTCGGCGAAGGTGTCGAGCTCCTTGCCGGTGGCCGGATCGGCCTCGCGCGGCGGGAAGTAAACCTTCCCGTTCTCGCCGGTGCGGCCGCCGAGCAACTTGCCGTTCTGCAGCGCACGCAGGTACGCGCTTTCCGGGGCTGAGGCCGTGTGCTGGATCTCGATGCGGGTCGGAACCACCAGCATCGTCACCGGGTCCCGATCGTCGTCGACGGCTGGGACGTCCTCGGCGTGCTCGCCGGGCACGAAGTAGGCGATGTCGGTGATCGATCCGGTCGGCTCGTCGACCCAGTGCGCATGCACACGGTCGCCGGTCTTGATCTGTCCGTCGACGGCGTGCAGCAGCGTGGTGTCGGCGCCGTCGAGTTTGATCAGTGCCCAGGCGAACGGTCGGTCGAGCGGCTGACCCTCAAGCGGCTCAGGCTGCCACGTCCAGGACACCACTGTTCCGACGCTCGCCACCGGTACGATCTCCGTCAGTGGCTCGTAGGTGACCGGGTCGTATTCGGCGGCAGGCACGAGGACCCGTCCATCGGACCCGCGGACACCGACGATGCGGCGCTCGCGGAGTGCGGTGAAGAAGGCGCTGAGGGTCGGTCCGACTGAACGGGTGTAGTCGAACGACAGTTCCAGCGGCGCCGAAAGGGGCGGCTCGTGCGAATCGGTCAAGGCAGGGCTGCTTTGGCTGGCTGTCACACCATCGAGTAGAACAGGTTCTAAGAATCGTGGCAAGGATCGTGTCCCGGACAGAAAGGCGTCAGCGATGAAGCTCGGACTTCAGCTCGGGTATTGGAGCGCTCAGCCCCCCACGAACCATGCCGAACTCGTGGCTGCTGCCGAGGAGGCCGGTTTCGACACGGTGTTCACGGCCGAGGCGTGGGGCTCGGATGCGTTCACCCCGCTGGCCTGGTGGGGCCGGGAGACCACGCGCATGCGCCTGGGCACCTCGGTCGTGCAGCTCTCGGCACGCACGCCCACGGCGTGCGCGATGGCCTCGCTGACCATCGACCACCTCTCCGGCGGCCGCCACATCCTGGGCCTGGGCGTCTCCGGACCGCAGGTCGTGGAGGGCTGGTACGGGCAGCGCTTCCCCAAGCCGTTGGCGCGCACCCGCGAGTACATCGACATCGTGCGCAAGGTCTGGGCGCGCCAAGGCCCCGTCACCAGCGACGGCCCGCACTACCCGCTGCCGCTGACCGGCGAGGGCACCACCGGACTGGGCAAGCCGCTCAAGCCGATCGTGCACCCGCTGCGTGCCGACATCCCGATCATGCTCGGCGCCGAAGGACCGAAGAACGTGGCGCTGGCCGCCGAGATCTGCGACGGCTGGCTGCCGATCTTCTACTCCCCGCGCATTGCCGGCATGTACAACGAATGGCTCGACGAGGGCTTCGCCCGCCCGGGTGCGCGCCGCTCCCGGGAAGACTTCGAAATCTGCGCCACCGCGCAGCTGATCGTCACCGACGACCGGCCCGCGGTCATGGAGCTGATGAAGCCGCACCTGGCGCTCTACATGGGCGGCATGGGCGCCGAGGACACCAACTTCCACGCCGATGTCTACCGGCGGATGGGCTACGCCGAGGTCGTCGACGACGTCACCCGGCTGTTTCGCAGCGACCGCAAAGACGACGCCGCCAAGGCCATCCCCGACGAACTCGTCGACGACTCCGCCATCGTCGGCGACATCGACTACGTCCGCAAACAGATCCCACTATGGGAAGCCGCCGGCGTCACCATGATGGTCATCGGCGCCCGCAGCGTCGAGCAGATCACGGAAGCCGCCGCCCTGTTGTAGACACTTCTTGCAAGGTGTATACCCCGCGCCCTAGATTGTCCGGATGATCACCGGCTGCTCAACTGAGGATCGTTGCGTCGCCGAAGACCATCGCGACGTTGGCCACCGACGTCGCCATCATGGCCCGCTTGGGCAGGCCCAGCGACGCCAGCTCCTTGGCGTAGGGGTGGTCACCGAGCGTGAGCCGGACCCCTGCCGGCCGCATCCGCAGCCCGGAATTGGTCATCTCCGAGTGCACCTCACGCAACGTGCCGTTGTTGGAGGTGTAGGACGTCAGCGCCTGGGGGCGTGCGCGAAACGACGGGATCGGCAGGCCGCGGCTGAACTCCATTGCGGCGATCAGCGATCCGCCTTCGCTGACCTCGAACGAGAACGGGTTGGCGTCGCGCACCTTGAACTCGGCCATGATCTTCGGGTAGCCCCAAATCGTCCGGCCCGCTTCCAAAGTGAAGGACTGGTCGACCGGCAGGTGGTGGATGAACGCCGCGGCATCGCCGAGCGCCTTGAGGCCATGAGCGTTCGAGCCGGGTGGGTTCACCATCACGCTCGTGCCGAACTCGTGGTACTTGCCCAGGTCGCCGTCGATATAGCGGGCGAGCATCAAGTTGACCATCGCGCGGCCCGGGCGGAACTGGCAGACCTGAAGCCCGCTGTAGTCAATGAGCTTCTGGGCGGCCTCGGCAGGCACCGAGAACATCGCATTGTGAACATCGGCTTTGCGAATACGTACGGGCATGGTCAAAACCGTGCCGGCGATGGTGTGCTGCGACTCAGACATGCGGTCACTGTAATCCGCAGTAACGGAAATGTGGAAGGTAAGAAATGACGGGCACTTTGGCCGGCACCAAGCCGGACGTGGATCTCACCAACGGCAACTTCTACTCAGACCGCAACGCCCACGAGGTGTACCGCTGGATGCGGGCGAACGAGCCGGTGTTCCGGGACCGCAACGGGTTGGCCGCTGCGGCAACGTATCAGGCCGTGATCGACGCGGAGCGCGACCCGGAGACGTTCTCCAATACCGGCGGGATCCGGCCGGATCAGCCCGGTATGCCGTACATGATCGACATGGATGATCCGTCACATCTGTTGCGCCGCAAGCTCGTCAACGCGGGATTCACCCGCAAGCGGGTGATGGACAAGCTGGCCGGTATCGACGTGCTGTGCGACACGCTGATCGACGCGGTGTGCGAGCAAGGTGAGTGCGACTTCGTCCGCGACATCGCCGCACCGCTGCCGATGGCGGTGATCGGCGACATGCTCGGAGTGCTTCCGGCCGAACGCGCGACGCTGTTGAAGTGGTCCGACGACCTGGTGTGCGGGCTGAACTCGGCTGCCGACGAAGAGACGCTGCAAGCGGTGATGGACGCGTTCGCCGGATACTCCGCCTACGCCGTCGAGACGATCGCCAAGCGGCGTACCGAGCCCACCGACGACCTGTTCTCGATCCTGGTCAACTCCGAGGTCGAGGGCCAGCGGATGGACGACCAGGAAATCATCATGGAGACACTGCTGATCCTCATCGGTGGTGACGAGACGACCCGCCACACCTTGTCGGGAGGGACGGAACAGCTTCTGCGCAACCAGGATCAGTGGGCGCAGCTGATCGCCGACGACTCCTTGGTGGCGGGGGCGATCGAGGAGATGCTGCGCTGGACGTCGCCGGTGAAGAACATGGCCAGGACCGCGATGCGTGACGTCGAGTTCCACGGCACCGAGTTGCGCCTGGGCGAGAAGATGCTGCTGATGTTCGAGTCGGCGAACTTCGACGAGTCGGTGTTCGGCGACCCGGAGACCTTCCGCATCGACCGTAACTCGAACAGCCACTTGGCATTCGGCTTCGGAACCCACTTCTGCCTCGGCAACCAGCTGGCCCGTCTGGAACTCAGCACGATGCTGCGCAAGTTGCTGGTGCGGCTGCCCGATCTGCGGCTGGCCGACGGTGCGCAGGTGCCGTTGCGGCCGGCGAACTTCGTCAGCGGCCCCGAGGCCATGCCGGTGGTGTTCACCCCAACCAAGCGGGTCCTGAGCTAGACGCGACTGTGGGCCCCGTGCACAGTTTTCGGG encodes:
- a CDS encoding Rieske 2Fe-2S domain-containing protein — translated: MTSGVREIDTGTLPDRYARGWHCLGPVRDYLDGKPHAINAFGTKLVVFADDSGAVHVLDAYCRHLGGDLSQGTVKGDAIACPFHDWRWGGDGRCRLVPYAKRTPRLARTRSWETDVRSGLLFVWHDHEGNPPQPEVRIPEIPEWSGGEWTDWKWNSMLIEGSNCREIVDNVTDMAHFYYIHFGLPTYFKNVFEGHIASQYLHNVGRPDINDMGTAYVESHLDSEASYFGPSFMINWLHNVYGGFKAESILINCHYPVTQDSFMLQWGVIVEKPKGLDDKMSDKLSDAMVSGVSKGFLQDVEIWKHKTRIENPLLVEEDGAVYQMRRWYQQFYVDVADITPDMVDRFELEVDTAPANEKWKVEVEENLKRQADQAGQPAT
- a CDS encoding gamma carbonic anhydrase family protein, with product MPMYSFEGRSPKVDPTAFVAPTAVLIGDVTVEAGASVWFNAVLRGDYAPIVIREGANVQDGSVLHAPPGIPVDLGPGATIAHMCTIHGAHIGAEALVANHCTVLDGAVIGARSMIAAHSLVVGGTHIPDEVLVTGAPAKVKGPIAGTGAEVWVNLNPKAYQDLAQRYLVGFEEI
- a CDS encoding nuclear transport factor 2 family protein; amino-acid sequence: MARDKEAWLAVFADDAIVEDPIGPSHFDPEGNGHRGKEAIAKFYDMAIAPSKLSFHFEKTYQCGNEEANVGHIVIESAGYRVVAEGVFTYKVNDEGKMVALRAFWELDQAAKSAQKL
- a CDS encoding TIGR03619 family F420-dependent LLM class oxidoreductase: MQYTVSVAMSPLDDLLEIAKAAEEFGFDNIALPDSIFYMEKQSTDYPYTPDGSRMWDQNTPWVDPLILAGAMGAVTSKIRFYTNVMKLGSRNPLLLARQVGSVANLTKNRFGFGVGIGWAPEEFEWCGVPYAKRGKRIDEMIEVIKMVLAGGMVEFHGEFYDFDKLQMSPAPSKPVPFYVGGHTEVALKRAARVSDGWTSAMMTCDQLAETIGTLKRLLAENGRAGDPFEYQAVCIDKFGVDGHRDLAAAGVTDYIGIPWVFEGLGFDAPVDKKIDAMKRFAETYIESGWQDQ
- a CDS encoding thiolase domain-containing protein, with amino-acid sequence MAGKNLAAVLGTGQTKYVAKRKDVSMNGLVREAIDRALADSGSTFDDIDAVVVGKAPDFFEGVMMPELFMADAVGATGKPLIRVHTAGSVGGSTAIVAASLVQSGKYRRVLAMAWEKQSESNAMWGLSIPVPFTKPVGAGAGGYFAPHVRAYINRSGAPKHIGAIVAVKDRLNGAKNPLAHLHQPDITVEKVMESPMLWDPIRYDETCPSSDGACAIVIGNEEIADKRVAEGQPVAWIHATALRTEPLAYAGRDQVSPQAGRDAAAALWKAAGITSPIDEIDAAEIYVPFSWFEPMWLENLGFAAEGEGWKLTEAGETAIGGKIPVNASGGVLSSNPIGASGMIRFAESAIQVMGKAGDHQVKNARKALGHAYGGGSQYYSMWVVGSDKPAKP
- a CDS encoding thiolase domain-containing protein, encoding MSDRDVAVVGFAHAPHVRRTDGTTNGVEMLMPCFAQLYDELGLKQTDIGFWCSGSSDYLAGRAFSFISAIDSIGAVPPINESHVEMDAAWALYEAYIKLLTGEIDTALVYGFGKSSAGTLRRVLALQTDPYTVAPLWPDSVSMAGLQARFGLDTGKWTEEQMAQVALDAFAAAPRTDAEKAPTSSDEAMSISELLSRPYFADPLRKHDIAPITDGASAIVLAVGDRAKELRERPAWITGFEHRIETPVLGARDLTTSPSTAASAKVATNGDAGSIEVAEIYAPFSHQQLILTEAIGLPDSAKINPSGGALAANPMFSAGLERIGFAARHIFEGSAQRVLAHATSGPALQQNLVAVLEGKDA
- a CDS encoding Zn-ribbon domain-containing OB-fold protein, with the protein product MTASQSSPALTDSHEPPLSAPLELSFDYTRSVGPTLSAFFTALRERRIVGVRGSDGRVLVPAAEYDPVTYEPLTEIVPVASVGTVVSWTWQPEPLEGQPLDRPFAWALIKLDGADTTLLHAVDGQIKTGDRVHAHWVDEPTGSITDIAYFVPGEHAEDVPAVDDDRDPVTMLVVPTRIEIQHTASAPESAYLRALQNGKLLGGRTGENGKVYFPPREADPATGKELDTFAELPDKGTVTTFAIINIPFAGQRIKPPYVAAYILLDGADIPFLHLVSDIDAADVRMGMRVEAVWKPQEDWGLGIDNIEYFRPTGEPDAEYDTYKHHL
- a CDS encoding LLM class F420-dependent oxidoreductase, with amino-acid sequence MKLGLQLGYWSAQPPTNHAELVAAAEEAGFDTVFTAEAWGSDAFTPLAWWGRETTRMRLGTSVVQLSARTPTACAMASLTIDHLSGGRHILGLGVSGPQVVEGWYGQRFPKPLARTREYIDIVRKVWARQGPVTSDGPHYPLPLTGEGTTGLGKPLKPIVHPLRADIPIMLGAEGPKNVALAAEICDGWLPIFYSPRIAGMYNEWLDEGFARPGARRSREDFEICATAQLIVTDDRPAVMELMKPHLALYMGGMGAEDTNFHADVYRRMGYAEVVDDVTRLFRSDRKDDAAKAIPDELVDDSAIVGDIDYVRKQIPLWEAAGVTMMVIGARSVEQITEAAALL
- a CDS encoding acetoacetate decarboxylase family protein; amino-acid sequence: MSESQHTIAGTVLTMPVRIRKADVHNAMFSVPAEAAQKLIDYSGLQVCQFRPGRAMVNLMLARYIDGDLGKYHEFGTSVMVNPPGSNAHGLKALGDAAAFIHHLPVDQSFTLEAGRTIWGYPKIMAEFKVRDANPFSFEVSEGGSLIAAMEFSRGLPIPSFRARPQALTSYTSNNGTLREVHSEMTNSGLRMRPAGVRLTLGDHPYAKELASLGLPKRAMMATSVANVAMVFGDATILS
- a CDS encoding cytochrome P450, with protein sequence MTGTLAGTKPDVDLTNGNFYSDRNAHEVYRWMRANEPVFRDRNGLAAAATYQAVIDAERDPETFSNTGGIRPDQPGMPYMIDMDDPSHLLRRKLVNAGFTRKRVMDKLAGIDVLCDTLIDAVCEQGECDFVRDIAAPLPMAVIGDMLGVLPAERATLLKWSDDLVCGLNSAADEETLQAVMDAFAGYSAYAVETIAKRRTEPTDDLFSILVNSEVEGQRMDDQEIIMETLLILIGGDETTRHTLSGGTEQLLRNQDQWAQLIADDSLVAGAIEEMLRWTSPVKNMARTAMRDVEFHGTELRLGEKMLLMFESANFDESVFGDPETFRIDRNSNSHLAFGFGTHFCLGNQLARLELSTMLRKLLVRLPDLRLADGAQVPLRPANFVSGPEAMPVVFTPTKRVLS